Sequence from the Lampris incognitus isolate fLamInc1 chromosome 12, fLamInc1.hap2, whole genome shotgun sequence genome:
GAGATGGGTCCCTTCACTGGGAGGGTGCTGTCGCCTGAACACGTTGACCTGCTCAAGAACAACAACTTAATGTGGGAGGTGAGCTGAGATAACCTTGATGCTGATTCAGGATGTGAGCCATGTGATTTTGCTGCTCATAGGCCTACATCCTATGTATGATCCAGACTCATTAGATTTGAAAAATGAGATACACGGTTTATGTTTAGTGACACACAAGCCTGTTCATGCTACATACTGCAATCGCTGTGTCCAGGTGTTCAATGAGGATGGCACCGTGCGTTATTTCATTGATGCCAGTCAGGAGGACCAGCGCAGCTGGATGACTTACATCAAGTGTGCTCGCAATGAGCAGGAGCAGAACCTGGAGGTGGTGCAGATTGGCTGCAGCATCTTCTACAAGGCTGTAGAGGTATGAACCTTTATAAgctctttattcatccccaaggtcTGGGAAATTGTACTGAGCTTAATGTATTAAGCTTCTTGTTGTGTTATGATGTCTTGTTAGCATTATGTATAGGTCCCTTGTGACGCCAGTTTTGACTCACACTTGAGAGCAAAGTATAAACAGTATTACACTGCATAACAGCACCATTTACTGGTCAAAAGGTGAATTGCATATTTGAGCCATTTCACATGTTCTGCAAAACTCCCATAATGCACAATTGGCTGTAGAACAGCAACATAAAAACACCTGCTCATTATTTGAACTCTAGGTTTCCTGCCGCCTTTCCTCTCGTTTCATCTCATCTTATTTTAtcttccctcccttcctcctcccctccttcttttttctttccttccttccttccttccttccttccttcctccttccttccttccttccttccttccttccttccttccttccttccttccttccttccttccttccttccttccttccttccttccttccttccttccttccctccttccttccttccttccttccttccttccttccttccctctgtCCTTCCTGCTGTCTTCCCTCCTTTCCTTCCTTTGTTAATTAAGTCCTTGCCTACTTTTTCAGACAATCCCACCAGATCAGGAACTTCTTGTCTGGTATGGAAACACCCATAACACATTCCTTGGGATTCCTGGTGTCCCAGGCATAGATGAGGAACATCAAAAGAAGAGTCGCAATGGTGAGCCTTTTGCCTGAGGCACTTagaaagaaaggagaggagggaggaacaCTAACACTCACTGGGGGCAAACAGGGCTATTAGTCTTGAGCTCTTTAGGCCTGTCTACTGTATTTGTGGATATTGTGGCTTTAGTGGTGAGGATCTCCATTTGATCTGTTGACCCTTGAGAGGGCTAGCATTGTAAAGGCCCTGGGCTAGTCATGATCTGACTGTCATATCATTAACTGGCAGCTAACATGACTTAATTAGTCAACTCTAATGTCATTTCCACTTTAATGTCATAATTAATTTCCTTTCGTTTGTCATTTTCCTTTCTCAGAGGACTCCCATTCATGCGATGGCTCTTCTTCGTGCTCCCCATCTTCCTCCTCCGCCGGTCGTATGCGATGTGTTATCTGCCATCGTGGGTTCAACTCTCGCAGCAACCTACGCTCCCACATGCGCATCCATACTCTGGACAAACCCTTTGTGTGCCGTTTCTGCAATCGGCGTTTCAGCCAGTCATCCACGCTCCGCAATCATGTGCGTTTACACACCGGTGAGCGCCCGTACAAGTGCCATGTTTGCCAGAGTGCCTATTCTCAGCTGGCTGGCTTGAGGGCACACCAGAAGAGTGCTCGGCACAAACCCCCTGCCCTGGGCGCAGACACAACCTCCCAAGTGTCCCCTTCTCCCCCACAGATGTCAAGTATGCCCCACCAGCACCAGATGCCTATGGTGCACCACATCCCCACCATGGTGCTATGATTGCCCTGgagagagacatgaggagagagTCATGCAAAACAGTGCTGCA
This genomic interval carries:
- the LOC130122114 gene encoding PR domain zinc finger protein 12-like yields the protein MGSVLPADALALKSGFKCPSRSLSEIITSDILHSFLYGRWRNVLGEHLMEERQSAINPKTAFTAEVLAQSFAGEVQKLSSLVLPSEVIIAQSSIPGEGLGIFSKTWIKAGTEMGPFTGRVLSPEHVDLLKNNNLMWEVFNEDGTVRYFIDASQEDQRSWMTYIKCARNEQEQNLEVVQIGCSIFYKAVETIPPDQELLVWYGNTHNTFLGIPGVPGIDEEHQKKSRNEDSHSCDGSSSCSPSSSSAGRMRCVICHRGFNSRSNLRSHMRIHTLDKPFVCRFCNRRFSQSSTLRNHVRLHTGERPYKCHVCQSAYSQLAGLRAHQKSARHKPPALGADTTSQVSPSPPQMSSMPHQHQMPMVHHIPTMVL